The following nucleotide sequence is from Cicer arietinum cultivar CDC Frontier isolate Library 1 chromosome 2, Cicar.CDCFrontier_v2.0, whole genome shotgun sequence.
ATCACTGAAACAGTGATTTTTAGTCATAAAGAGAATATAAAATAGTGTCAAAGAAGGAATAAATAAAGCAATTTAAACAAAGAGGTTAGAGGCCATATTTTACATGTACGAGGATGGATTGTACGAGGATAGACTGCAAGAGGATGGATCTATAGTCCACATCATCCTCAGATGTTGAAAACGACTCAACATATCAAATACAGAAAGGATGTAGCTAACAAGGCAAAAATATAGTCTTACATGTCTTGATGaatgaaaaaggaaaaggacaacTCATGTCTAAGTTTCTAGGAGGTTTGAACCTCCTGTACAGGATGGACTGAATCAGTCCAAGAACAGCTGAATGACAGttttgtaattatgatgaatgaccttggactttttgattAAAGTCCCCAACGGTCATAAAGTGTTTGACACATGGAAATAGCATAAGAAGATCTCTATAAAAGGCATAGAGCTCTTCATTATCGacacacaacaacattgcataaaaagaacaagattcttaaagctatcaagagcaatttccatcatctctttatactttttataattttacactagatctttgaaatatcttttaGAAAGTGTTAAGTAAAGAGAAACATCATACTCATATCACTTTGTATGATTTATAGTAAAGAGAAAgtgtatttatagtaaatttcacAATGGAAATGGTGTTATGATTGATATATAGATGATATGTTAACCTTTGGCACCAATTTAGATGAGGTAGAAAAGATTAAAACTTTCTTATTAAAgaattttgatatgaaagatttaggtgaaacaaaattaattttaggaattaaaatcataagAGATGGTGTAAATTTTGGTTTATCTCAATCTCACTATTTTGAGAAAGcactaaagaaatttgatcatTTTAATTGCAAATTTGTTTCTACACACTTGATCGAAATGTTTGTTTACAACCACATAAAGGATGTCATGTGGCACAACTAGATTTTTCAAAGGTTGAGATTGACATGTTGTTaatagagtattaaaatatttgaaagagacaattaactatagtttaatCTACTATCCAAAGCATATAGCCAAGTATATAATGGAAAATCTATACATATTGGTTTAAGACATAGttatgtaaaggatttaattttaaatggagtAATATTCATAGTGTTTGTAAGAACTGAAAAGAATATTACAAATCCTTTGATGAATGGTTTGACAAGGGATATTGTGTTGAAGACATCATTAGAGATGAAACTCAAAcccatatctaattaatcatcaatggtggaaaatcaactcacacttgagtaacatcaagtcttgagttcaatTATGAAAGTACACTATTAGAGTGATTGCAAGTACTTGAATATAGATACATCTCAAAAGTTATAAGTACTTGGACAATAAGTATAAAATTGAAAGGTTGAGTTTTACTCCtaatatacatatatcataAATTTGTTGAAATACATATTATGAGTGTATTTCTGATATATTCTACCTATGTGAGGATACAGTGAGGCCGTTTCAAAGAGTTATAGGGTTTGACTCTTAAACTCTCATCAAAAGGGTACATGACATAAGGCTTTATCAAATGTGTCATCTTTATAATTCTTTCGATAGTATCGATATTTCATGTGTAAGTTgtgcacacttgttctaatgaataGTTGGTTCAAAGTTCGTTTACCAATCTATTCGAGATGAAATGAAACTCATAGCTAATTAAGTAGTGGTTCAAATCGTGAAACCCATAGCTTACTAAGTAATGGTTCAAATCGTAAGATAtagatatttccaaaatatttgtgaatatatgtatgtataaacATATTGACATGATAGAGATGTTGATTCAGTGGTTGCACGGAAAAGTGTTATTATTCAGCCACCAGACTGTTGCAATTGTTCAATTAAAATATGGGTATTATTTGTATATACCTTTTCATAAACAGAATGACATAAACACTTCTTCCAAGAGTTGTATCTCTTCCTCAAGTGACATTATATTCTATAAAATGTGTCATTTTGTACACAATGAAATACGAAATTTGGTCATTACTATCCACTTTGTCTCATCCATATACAACTTAAATTTCGATGATCTCGTACTGCCACTCCTTTGCCATGAATTTATTCATTTGCTTTAGTTATTGTGCTACCGGTTGTCAAGTGTAGGAGTTTCTGTTTTTTCatctataaaaattataagCAATAAACGTGTCAATTAGAAGTGtgaaaaattagttaaattgatttatgatttatttaaattaatttattttagctTATCAATTAATATACTTACTTGGAAAACTATTTGATAACGACTTTCagttaattttcataaattattgtgaatagtttagaaaaacaatttaaaatttatatataaaccatttaactttattttaccTTGTGTAATAAAAGTAAAACCATGATCATAGATACTGTACCATCCATTTcctaaaagaaattaaatctcTATTACTTAGACTTACATACTCAATTAATGCCTCAATTTTTCACAATATGTACTTTTATATACTAACACTTCAAAACTgtaataattaactattttttttataaaaaccataACCCTCTACTACACAACAGTGTAGAGATTTTCAGGCACATAACACCCCACTATTTTTCAAGAATCAAACCAACTTCAACAAATGAAGAAAATGGTAACTGTGTCAAACTATATTCACAAATACACTACTATCAAGAAATAAGTTACTTTCAAGTCAATTAGCCTTATTTTCCATATTATCTTTGTAAACAGTTCAATAGATCACTTTGAAACATCACCAATATCAATAATGAAAATGGTTGTCAAGGTGAAGCTGAATCTAGACAATGTTGACGACAGTCTGGGGAGTTACTTTGCAAGGGTGACAATGGTTGTCTAGGTGAAGCTGAATCTGAATTATCAAAATCAATCTTCTTTGCCATTGGGCTACTTGTCTTGGGACTAGACTTTCTCTTGTTTGACtgcaaaattcaaattaattaaattaaacggATTATAGAAATGAAATGATACGAAACTGAACATGTATAGCAAATTCAACATGCTCCCATGATTCTTACCTGGGCTGATGTACTGTTGGTAAGTTTCCCACCAGAAACTGGACGACTCCTTTCCTTGCATTTCATCGCTAACCTTTTGTTCTCCTTTTCCAATATGCTATTTTCATCAAACAGTAGTTTTCCCTATGGTTTATCAAGCCAAATCAGTTATtgcattttataataaaaaaactgaaaaaagtACACAATATAAGAGGCTCATCAATCCTCACCTCCTCTTCAGCTCTGTCAAGGTTAATCCTTAGATGCTCTTTATCCTTTTCTAGAGACATCAATTCAGCAACAAGAGACAAAACTCTCCGAGTTGATTGCTGTAAGCTACAAAATCCAATGATATTAAGGCTTATGAGAGTTAAATATTAAGGCTCCTGATGCTAACATGTTAATTGTCTAAATATGTCTAAGAATAATGTAACAATAAGAAAACTAGACAAGAGAACAGGAGGAACAAAGAAGTACAAGGCTCACCAGTTCCACATTGACAGCAACTTCTTACAGTGCTCATTTTCTCTATTTGCGTCCAAGAATTCATACGTAGAAGAATCATCTTTACTAGCAACTGTTGCCAAAAGGGAGTCAAGCAAACTCTCCTCCCCAACTGTGCTTGCCGAAGAAGAATCAACcttattaaaacaaattaaatatcagCAGCTAACATTCAAGACCAAAGGATTAGAGCTTGTAAAAGCCACCCACCCCCATTTCAAGTTTTAAGTGAAAGggtaaaaaatatgaaactacAGGTAAGTATATTCCTATTCTAGTAGAAGTAGTAGTCCAAGTTGTTTCCTGACTTAGCAGTACCAAAATAAGTAGTtcgtataaaaaataattccaATGTTTCATGATACTAATGGAAATCAAAATTAGATTACGAAGCGGTGTTGTTACTCGCAGATTGCAGAAAATAGCAATTTGTTCAGGTACCACAACACAACAGTGCTAAAGTGCCGCTATAGCCCCcatttgacaatattttgtaCTAATTAGCGTATCGTGCAACATTAGCAGTTTGTTTAAA
It contains:
- the LOC101508506 gene encoding uncharacterized protein yields the protein MSLPPEIDNFIKQSIDHCLGLPISSETLDIKLRASKESEQKLLDQNISLLQKLKEKDELIETSKNEACASALTLKKFVEENQKLAAECESLVAHCQKLEKECALYDNDREALMDFGNEADERAKEAYIRVEELERDLIMYEMKLKKCQQEDESVDSSSASTVGEESLLDSLLATVASKDDSSTYEFLDANRENEHCKKLLSMWNCLQQSTRRVLSLVAELMSLEKDKEHLRINLDRAEEEGKLLFDENSILEKENKRLAMKCKERSRPVSGGKLTNSTSAQSNKRKSSPKTSSPMAKKIDFDNSDSASPRQPLSPLQSNSPDCRQHCLDSASP